The following are encoded in a window of Bradyrhizobium guangdongense genomic DNA:
- a CDS encoding acyltransferase family protein produces the protein MKGRTKMSQTDRDAEFAAVALPGAVGRERPSAPSRFRQLPDTIQSGLAQYDTAETILAKNNGLGPGFNMMRHLLSLVILSHHCRVAVAGLFAGAAFVKKLDEPGMAVFVLKDPAAAAFDKMGGLTALSFSHLQATEIIQELLRPGLIALVGMFFALSGFLVTGSAIKNPDLKTFFINRVLRIVPALSVEVTLCALLVGPLLTQLPLSQYLSEYQFYRYFGNIVGHVTFELPGLFLHNPWPEMVNANLWTLPWELWCYVFAFALLFAHMISSETRKVRWITLLVGAALVAELLAYFIDPATFNVRSDSTRLAGWYLVFMFFFGMVFRLNARYVPIHWVIFAISAACYAGIMWLNVLLPLAGIFLTYCTVYIGMQSFKAFDRLFRQDLSYGIYLYGFPITQATIDISQRVLGPDHRLSLAVILPIVVVLTLGFASFSWNVIEKPALRLRRFYQRPA, from the coding sequence ATGAAAGGCCGTACGAAGATGTCGCAAACGGATCGAGACGCAGAGTTCGCGGCCGTTGCGTTGCCGGGCGCGGTCGGCCGCGAGCGTCCCTCCGCTCCGTCGCGCTTCCGGCAGCTGCCCGATACGATCCAGTCGGGCCTGGCACAGTACGACACCGCGGAAACTATCCTGGCCAAGAACAACGGGCTCGGACCGGGTTTCAACATGATGCGGCACCTGCTGTCGCTGGTCATTCTGTCACATCATTGTCGTGTGGCCGTTGCCGGGCTGTTCGCAGGCGCCGCCTTCGTCAAGAAGCTCGATGAACCGGGAATGGCGGTGTTCGTGCTGAAGGATCCAGCCGCAGCCGCGTTTGACAAGATGGGCGGATTGACCGCTCTGTCCTTCAGCCATCTGCAGGCCACCGAGATCATCCAGGAGCTTCTCCGACCCGGCCTGATTGCGCTCGTCGGAATGTTTTTCGCGCTAAGCGGTTTCCTGGTGACCGGCAGCGCCATCAAGAACCCGGATCTGAAGACGTTTTTCATCAACCGCGTGCTGCGAATCGTCCCGGCGCTCAGCGTCGAGGTGACGCTCTGCGCGCTCCTGGTCGGACCGCTGTTGACGCAGTTGCCGCTGTCGCAATACCTGTCGGAGTACCAGTTCTACCGCTACTTCGGCAACATCGTCGGTCATGTCACCTTCGAGCTGCCGGGCCTGTTCCTGCACAATCCCTGGCCGGAGATGGTCAACGCCAATCTCTGGACCCTGCCCTGGGAGCTCTGGTGCTACGTCTTCGCCTTCGCGCTGCTGTTCGCGCACATGATCTCGAGCGAGACGCGCAAGGTCCGCTGGATCACGCTTCTAGTCGGCGCGGCGCTGGTGGCAGAGCTCCTCGCCTATTTCATCGATCCCGCGACCTTCAACGTGCGATCCGATTCGACCAGACTGGCCGGCTGGTATCTCGTTTTCATGTTCTTCTTCGGCATGGTGTTCCGCCTGAACGCCAGATACGTACCGATCCACTGGGTGATCTTTGCGATCTCCGCCGCCTGCTACGCGGGAATCATGTGGCTCAACGTGCTGCTGCCGCTCGCCGGCATCTTCCTGACCTACTGCACGGTCTACATCGGCATGCAGAGCTTCAAGGCATTCGATCGCCTGTTTCGCCAGGACCTCTCCTACGGCATCTATCTCTACGGCTTTCCCATCACCCAGGCGACGATCGACATCTCCCAGCGCGTTCTGGGGCCGGACCATCGGCTTTCGCTGGCGGTGATCCTGCCGATCGTCGTGGTGCTGACGCTCGGCTTTGCATCCTTCTCCTGGAACGTGATCGAAAAACCGGCGCTGCGCCTGCGACGGTTCTATCAACGGCCGGCTTGA
- a CDS encoding acyltransferase family protein: MTAPTHPSYAEAGGGFVPSIQGLRGVAAMSVLIDHFCDMPKGGVYDIPDPGFLPPIWPWLQSVINSGGHGVELFFMISGFLIPASLVRHGSIGKFMYDRVLRIMPVFVVLHIALFAVGPIVGYKFFRGIDLPTYLQVFLANLFFVQDALGFPIAQQNAWTLTYEWAFYILFAACFGAVVRLKSWWLAAPLILLGLLCILRWPITAFFVVGMLFSAINLRFRITGVAGVVAGLACFAAMYVALDVLHPFAALLPGFLLFGMVLATGSGISGLLSLSPLQYLGKISYSLYLVHPFVLFPLQVIGLKLVDRGVDRWLLWSGFVIFGLALALIASALSYEIIEVRLRRFVDGTLRHIFARKMAQSPAA, from the coding sequence GTGACGGCGCCAACGCACCCGTCTTACGCCGAGGCCGGTGGCGGTTTCGTACCGTCGATCCAGGGCCTTCGTGGCGTCGCCGCGATGAGCGTCCTGATCGATCATTTTTGCGACATGCCGAAGGGGGGCGTCTACGACATCCCCGATCCCGGCTTTCTGCCGCCGATCTGGCCGTGGCTGCAATCGGTGATCAACTCCGGCGGGCACGGTGTCGAGCTGTTCTTCATGATCAGCGGCTTTCTGATCCCCGCGAGCCTGGTGCGGCACGGATCGATCGGAAAATTTATGTATGATCGCGTCCTGCGCATCATGCCGGTCTTCGTCGTGCTGCACATCGCGCTGTTCGCGGTCGGCCCGATCGTCGGATACAAGTTCTTCCGGGGGATCGATCTGCCGACCTACCTCCAGGTGTTCCTTGCCAATTTATTCTTCGTCCAGGACGCGCTCGGGTTTCCGATCGCCCAGCAGAACGCCTGGACGTTGACCTACGAATGGGCGTTCTACATCCTGTTCGCAGCCTGCTTCGGTGCGGTCGTGCGGCTGAAGAGCTGGTGGCTTGCCGCGCCACTGATCCTCCTCGGCTTGCTCTGCATCCTGCGCTGGCCGATCACGGCTTTTTTCGTCGTCGGCATGCTGTTCAGCGCGATTAATCTCCGCTTTCGGATCACGGGCGTCGCGGGCGTTGTTGCCGGGCTCGCCTGCTTTGCCGCCATGTATGTCGCGCTCGATGTCCTGCATCCGTTCGCAGCGCTGCTCCCCGGTTTTCTCCTGTTCGGAATGGTGCTGGCGACGGGATCTGGGATCTCGGGCCTGTTGAGCCTGTCTCCGCTGCAATACCTCGGCAAGATCAGTTACAGCCTCTACCTCGTTCACCCCTTCGTCCTGTTCCCGTTGCAGGTCATCGGGTTGAAGCTGGTGGATCGCGGCGTCGATCGCTGGCTGCTGTGGAGCGGATTCGTGATCTTCGGCCTTGCGCTCGCCCTGATTGCGAGCGCGCTCAGCTACGAGATCATCGAGGTCCGCCTGCGCCGGTTCGTCGACGGGACGCTCAGGCACATCTTTGCGCGGAAAATGGCGCAAAGCCCGGCGGCTTGA
- a CDS encoding acyltransferase family protein encodes MHKRLAFVDTLRGIAVLSVVLQHTLEQIVLNQPTGTYYWTFHYALGEYFNFGRFGVVLFFFVSGFVIPYSFPNSAAPVRDFAISRFFRLYPAYWLSIVVLLVLSPAIEGKTFPSSHVLANVTMFQMFMGVPNIRIAYWTLTVELIFYISCICLFATGFLTRRLTALQIVIATCIIGIVAFPVVKIHAVWGVLELALDLTAMFFGKVIRDTVMEGKLNWRHVGICALLYVIFAAGVTYRRYGVDYQENFFCAYGMGAAYIVAAFVFIGFAALGEKAAWRFMSFVGMISYSIYLMGSFAMIVIFYYLGAGSGPMQWLLFTVAVIAASILVSWLTYLAIEKPSIRFGQRFRSPRSFASVSLQSPLRSQVAE; translated from the coding sequence ATGCACAAACGATTGGCTTTCGTTGATACGCTTCGCGGCATCGCGGTGCTCTCGGTCGTCCTCCAGCACACGCTGGAGCAGATCGTGCTCAATCAGCCGACCGGGACGTATTATTGGACGTTTCACTATGCGCTCGGAGAGTATTTCAATTTCGGCCGCTTTGGCGTGGTGCTGTTCTTCTTTGTCAGCGGCTTCGTGATTCCCTACAGCTTTCCGAATAGCGCCGCTCCCGTTCGAGACTTCGCCATTAGTCGCTTCTTCCGCCTTTATCCGGCGTACTGGCTCTCGATCGTCGTCCTGCTGGTTCTCTCCCCGGCCATCGAGGGTAAGACCTTTCCGTCCTCGCACGTCCTGGCCAACGTGACCATGTTTCAGATGTTCATGGGCGTTCCCAACATCAGGATCGCCTATTGGACGCTGACGGTGGAGCTGATCTTCTACATCAGCTGTATTTGCCTGTTCGCGACTGGCTTTCTTACACGCCGCCTGACTGCGCTCCAGATCGTCATCGCAACCTGCATCATCGGCATCGTCGCTTTCCCGGTCGTCAAAATTCACGCCGTGTGGGGTGTGCTCGAGCTTGCGCTCGATTTGACGGCGATGTTCTTCGGGAAAGTGATCCGCGACACCGTCATGGAAGGCAAGCTCAATTGGCGCCACGTCGGGATCTGCGCTCTTCTTTATGTGATCTTCGCGGCCGGCGTCACCTACAGGCGTTACGGTGTCGACTACCAGGAGAACTTCTTCTGCGCGTACGGAATGGGCGCGGCCTACATTGTGGCGGCCTTCGTGTTCATCGGCTTCGCGGCCCTCGGCGAGAAGGCCGCCTGGCGCTTCATGTCCTTCGTCGGCATGATCAGTTATTCGATCTACCTGATGGGGTCGTTCGCGATGATCGTGATCTTCTACTATCTCGGCGCCGGTAGCGGCCCGATGCAGTGGCTTCTCTTTACGGTTGCCGTGATCGCAGCCTCGATTCTCGTCAGCTGGCTGACCTATCTAGCGATCGAAAAGCCCTCCATCAGATTCGGGCAGCGGTTCCGGTCCCCACGTTCCTTCGCTTCGGTTTCGCTCCAGTCTCCCCTCCGTAGCCAGGTGGCAGAGTGA